Below is a window of Falco naumanni isolate bFalNau1 unplaced genomic scaffold, bFalNau1.pat scaffold_469_arrow_pat_ctg1, whole genome shotgun sequence DNA.
ACTAGGGAGGAACACGTGCCAGGTTCGTGTGTGTGGCACTTTCTGGAGCGATGCTTCTCCAGACTGCTGCACGACTGCCACGCAGCACCTGGGCTGCTCCACAATGAGATATCCCACACAACATGggcaccaccaccaaaacctcTGCTATCGGTGTAGGCAGAGCTGACAGCTCACCCACCATGTGCCGGTGGGCTGGCCAGCGCACACACAAGAGCACTAGTGTGGCTCTCCACTCCAAAACAAGAGTCAGAGTGCAGCGCCTTAAACTCCTTGTTGGTGAAAAGGCACTGAATTCGATGAAGAAATTTTAACACCACAAAACGTGATAAAATCGTAAAATGTGCCCTCCCGTTCAACACAGGTTGCAACACTTCAGCTTTTGGCAGAGACCGGTAGTTTGCATGTGGCTAAACGTGTCTTGTCAAAAGACCTCCCCATTTTGTGTTGGTGTCACAGGTCACTGCATCTGCCTCTCCCCCAAAACGCACTGCGGGTGAACCTCACGGGTGGATTAAACGTCAGGAGGACgcaggagctgctcagccagcagagatggtggcctgccagggtttttttgtagcagCTCCGTTAGCTTTTCCTGTTTGCGTTTCTTACCTTCTTCTTCACAGGCCACGTGGCTCCTGGGCCCCTCATGGTGGTATCCACCCACTTGATGGTGCGCAGGCAGTCATCCCAGTCTTTAATCTGCTCCGGCGGCAGCGGGAAGGTGATCCTAGCCACCTTGCACTTCACAGGGTGCATTTTGAAGGTGACCGCGACATCCGATTTCAAGGTCACTGTGATGGCCTTAGCACAGCCAGCATGGAGGTGTCCCACCTAGGGAGAACCAGAGAGTCAAGACCTAACTGGAATCACTAGCAAGGGCAGGACTGACAGCAAAGAGATCGATCGatgtggtgagcagctgtgccaggaatCTGCCTCTTACCGTGTATTCATCTGGGGTTTgacagaggaaaatacaaaagatgCCACCTCCCGTAACACTGAGCCTTTTCTGTGGGGTTGACAGCCCCGTGCCAGCTAAGCCAGGGATTGCAGCTCCTTTGTGGCACTGAAACAGGCTCTCACCGGTACGTGGTgactccctgccagctcctgggaacccgccgggcagggctggagcaatgggaaaaggcagagcCACCCAAACTCACCTTGGGGGAGAAGTGAAATGGGGTGTCTGCCAGCCACTCAAACCGCATCGCCTCCGTCCTGCTGCGGTTGGTGATGGTGAAGGTCACGCTGTAGGGTTTCCCGATGTGACAGTCCCCGAACGGGATGTGATTCACTCTGGCAGCTGCTaggaaggagagcaggaggtCTCAGTGTGCCTGAGGTCCATCCACCCCCCTCACATCCACAGAGACAGGCGTGGCCAACTCTTCCTTGCTCCAAGCCTTCCTCCCTGGGGAGACGCAGTTCCCCATCCTACCGCTCCCATGGAAGCGCCCTGCCACATCCCTAAACccgtggctgtggctgtgcagagccacGCAGCACAGCATGCACTGCCcctctgcacagagccagcacGCTCCCAGACCGCCAGGCCAGGGGGTGACAGCACAGGCTGCGTATATCGAGGGCACAAATCATTAGACACGGGCTTCATCTCCATAGCATACCATGGGCTGGCAGCCCTCCTTTTGGAGATACTCAGCTGAACGCGGGTATCTCTGACCCTTCCCTGCTAGCCTGCAAGCTTCTCCCTTGACAGACGatcttctcttctgctctcaAGCTGCCTCTTAAGCCTCTGCAGGCtacaaaaggcagcaggatCTGGCTGCTAAAGCTGGACCGCAGGTGCGCGGCACAGGGTGAGCAGAAACgtctgttttcctgttccttgATCCACCTGGGCAGCCTTTCCTCTCTTACCCTCAATTACGTCTTCCTCTAGATTGCCCTCAgcattctcctcctcctcactgtcTGCCACCAGTCCGTGGATGTTATCTAGCGTGAAGTCATCCTCGTAGCCTTCGCCCACCAGCTGAATGTCGGTCTCCTCATACGGGTTGTTCACCACCGACAAGTGGATCCTGCCTTCCACACGTTGGGCCAGGGTGGGTTTGAAAAGCACGTCAAACTCTGCTAATTCCCCACGGAGCAGGACCAGGAGAGCGGTGTGAGGCTTCCTCTCTGCACAGCAATGAAATCAGCGACAAGTGATACAGCTGTACCGCTGAAATAGTTCTGTGGGGCGTAAGGGGTTGAAACCCAGCTACCTCTAAGCACAGGTTCTCCCACCAATGGTGCCAGACCCTCCTCCTATGCTCACAAGGCTACGACAGCACCACGCGTATCACTGCTGAAGTGCCTTAAACACAGGTTAACACCCAGCGCTCACTCAAACTGCAGTCAGACAGCTCCTGCCACACGTAAAGCTGAGCCAAAGAATGGGTTTGGCTTCTGTTGGCTGGCTGTGGGCTCAGGGGCTGCCTCCATTCAGGCTGCTACTCCCACACGCAGCAAAGACCTCAGATGGTCCGCTGAAGTGGTGACAGCCCCCCGCAACTCAACCCACCATGtccagaggaacagaaaaaacttCCAACCACTTTCTAGGAGGAAGCCGTGCGCAGAGTCCACATGAAAAGCTGGGGGTACAGAGAGCCCCAGCGAAGAAACAACATCTAACATTTGGCGGCTGCTTGGCCAAGCCAAGAGCAGGGCACACAGTTCTCCCCTGTGTGGATGACCGCGCTTCACGCTTACTGGGTTTACCTCCTGCAGGAGAGTCCTCCTTCACGCCCCCAGCTTGGTAGACGCATTGTGTGGTGGGCCTGgctttcaagaagaaaactcCCGCTTCATCCAACAGGTCTATCGTCAACTGAGAAAAAGGAACACAGAGCACAACCACACTGCTGTGGGTACAGGGTGACACGTGGGTTGGCACCGTACTGGTGCTGGTCCAGCACGGGGCATCCAGCATGCTTCCCCGCTTCAAACACAGCTCTTAGCTAAACTTACAAAGTTCAAGTAAAactagacagaaaaaagaagcgTTCAGAGGCGCTGGGAtacaaaagtaatgaaaagaatttttcattaaagtgtAGTAAAATGGGATCAAATACAATCTAATGCAACTAGGACATCACACGTGCCCACCCGAGAATCAAAGCGTGAGAAGAGAGATGGGGGGAAAACACCCCACCAACTTTCTTGCGttgtatttaactgaaaaggATAGGCTAGTCAGAAAAATCGCATTTCCAAGAGGAACTCTCTTCCTGGAAATTACAAGTCAGtcatttgcttaaaaagaatttctgagAGCTGTTTCCAGGTCTGCCATGCTTCC
It encodes the following:
- the LOC121082232 gene encoding hydrocephalus-inducing protein homolog — its product is PAAIKAQSLTFGVSGDGTLPRVTVLRPVLHSKRGNPLLVFKKLLLGDSQKLPLVLHNGGTLPVQLTIDLLDEAGVFFLKARPTTQCVYQAGGVKEDSPAGERKPHTALLVLLRGELAEFDVLFKPTLAQRVEGRIHLSVVNNPYEETDIQLVGEGYEDDFTLDNIHGLVADSEEEENAEGNLEEDVIEAAARVNHIPFGDCHIGKPYSVTFTITNRSRTEAMRFEWLADTPFHFSPKVGHLHAGCAKAITVTLKSDVAVTFKMHPVKCKVARITFPLPPEQIKDWDDCLRTIKWVDTTMRGPGATWPVKKKVIETDPEPAHTVLEESSREVELCLSAVVDYAELKLDTDTIQCKETLPFQTRTFP